GTAACTTAGACAAGCGCGGTGTTGGTGATATCTGGACACTGACTGTGGAAGAATACAAAGAAGCATCATTAAAGACGCGTCTTTCCTATCGCCTATATCGCAATCCATTGGTAATGTTCGGTTTAGGACCAATTTACACGTTCCTGATCAGAAACCGTTTCAACCGTAAAGAAGCAAGACAAAAAGAACGCAACAATTTATATCTGACAAACGTATTGATCGTTGCAGTAGCTGTCCTGTTAAGCTTAGCAATCGGCTGGCAGGCATTCCTCATTGTACACGGCACCATCTTTATGATCGCTGGAAGTGTTGGGATTTGGTTGTTCTATGTACAACACACGTTTGAAGATTCTTATTTTGAAATGGATAAAGATTGGGAATATGTATTAGCAGCAGTTGAAGGAAGTTCCTTTTACAAGTTACCAAAAGTACTTCAATTTCTGACTGGAAACATCGGTTACCATCATATCCATCATTTAAGCCCAAGGGTGCCGAACTATGAACTGGAAAAATGCCATCACAGCACTCCACCGCTTCAACACGTACCAACCATTACATTGGCGACAAGCTTAAAGTCATTGAAGTTCCGTCTATGGGACGAAAAGAGTAAAAACTTTGTGACGTTTAGAGAAGCAAAGAAAATGATACACAACACAGTTTCTTCTGCAGATATGAAGCCAGAAGTATAACAAATTCGAAACCAGCCCTGTTAAATTGAGGGGCTGGTTTTTTTGATGTTGCACTTAAAAAAATGATTTTTAAACCGATATAAAGGTTGAGGTAACTAGGAAAAAACAAAATATTACAAATAAATATAGATTTAACCATCTGTTACTTGTATAATTATGGTGATATATAGGAGAAAAGCACGAAAATACATAATGTAACTTCAAGAGAGAAATTCGCACAATTACACCGAGATTAGTAAAAAAATAATCTATAGGGGGATTTAACAATGAGAAAATTTGGTATGCTTGCTTTCTTTACAATTTTATTTTTAGGGGTTTCATTAGGGTTATCTTCTAATGCACAAGCTGCAAGTGATGCAGACATTGAAAAAGCATTAGAAATCATTGATGCAGCAAACATGGAAATGGATCTAATTATTGAAACGGGTGTACAAGATGCGGACGCATTATGGGCTGTGTACCTTGAAGAGTTAGATGTCATGAAAAATGAGTTGGAAACTTTGGATCAAGAGATTGCTAGAGTAGAAACAGACTTAGCAAACGCAACAGAAGCTTCTCAGCAAGAGGGGTTAAACGTAGCACTATCTGCGCTTCTACAAGAGAAAGCCTTGTTAGAAGAGCGTATGGAACAAAGAACTGC
This window of the Sutcliffiella horikoshii genome carries:
- a CDS encoding fatty acid desaturase, whose translation is MSIQNEMKSLKKQVAPFEKSQTKKSIWQLINTLTPFFLLWYLTYISLSVSYWLALVPAIFAAGFMTRIFIIFHDCTHHSFFKNRKWNRAVGTLTGVITMFPFDQWGHDHSVHHATSGNLDKRGVGDIWTLTVEEYKEASLKTRLSYRLYRNPLVMFGLGPIYTFLIRNRFNRKEARQKERNNLYLTNVLIVAVAVLLSLAIGWQAFLIVHGTIFMIAGSVGIWLFYVQHTFEDSYFEMDKDWEYVLAAVEGSSFYKLPKVLQFLTGNIGYHHIHHLSPRVPNYELEKCHHSTPPLQHVPTITLATSLKSLKFRLWDEKSKNFVTFREAKKMIHNTVSSADMKPEV